A part of Bosea sp. (in: a-proteobacteria) genomic DNA contains:
- the frr gene encoding ribosome recycling factor gives MAPPTFDLADVKRRMQGAIASLKHDLNSLRTGRASPSVLDPIMVDAYGSKMPLTQVATVSAPEARLLSVVVWDRAMASAVDKAIRDSDLGLNPQTEGQTIRIRIPELNEQRRKELVKVAHKYAEEARVAVRHVRRDGLEILKKLEKDGLMSEDDAARQSDQVQKATDQAVAEVDQALSTKEKEIMQV, from the coding sequence ATGGCTCCTCCGACCTTCGATCTCGCCGACGTCAAGCGCCGCATGCAGGGCGCCATCGCGTCGCTGAAGCATGACCTCAACTCGCTGCGCACCGGGCGCGCCTCTCCCAGCGTGCTCGATCCGATCATGGTCGATGCCTATGGCTCCAAGATGCCGCTCACACAGGTCGCGACCGTCTCGGCCCCCGAGGCGAGGCTCCTGTCGGTGGTGGTCTGGGACCGCGCCATGGCGAGCGCCGTCGACAAGGCTATCCGCGATTCGGACCTCGGCCTCAATCCGCAGACCGAAGGCCAGACCATCCGCATCCGCATTCCCGAGCTTAACGAGCAGCGCCGCAAGGAACTGGTGAAGGTCGCCCACAAATATGCCGAGGAGGCCCGCGTCGCAGTGCGCCACGTCCGCCGCGATGGCCTCGAAATCCTGAAAAAGCTCGAGAAGGACGGCCTCATGTCCGAGGATGACGCCGCCCGCCAGTCCGATCAGGTGCAGAAGGCCACCGACCAGGCCGTGGCTGAAGTCGATCAGGCCCTGTCCACCAAGGAAAAGGAAATCATGCAGGTCTGA
- a CDS encoding isoprenyl transferase — MSPSSDLGRQAAPQASDDPPGPRHVAIIMDGNGRWAQARGLARTEGHRRGVEALRRTVRAASALGISYLTIFSFSTENWRRPAMEVSFLISLFKRFVRNDLAELHASNVRVRMIGDRASTPPDIIELIDQAEALTAGNTALTLVIAFNYGARDEIVRAVNRLMDQRDASGSRAAVTAADLSASLDTGDIPDPDLVIRTSGELRLSNFLMWQAAYAELVFTPVLWPDFDQAALEVAVAEYRRRDRRFGGLAQKAV, encoded by the coding sequence ATGAGCCCTTCCTCCGATCTCGGACGACAAGCGGCGCCTCAGGCGTCGGATGATCCGCCGGGCCCTCGCCATGTCGCCATTATCATGGACGGCAATGGGCGCTGGGCCCAGGCGCGGGGTCTTGCCCGGACCGAGGGCCACCGCCGCGGCGTGGAGGCCTTGCGCCGCACGGTGCGCGCGGCCAGCGCGCTGGGCATTTCCTATCTGACCATCTTCAGCTTCTCGACCGAGAACTGGCGCCGTCCGGCGATGGAGGTCAGTTTCCTCATCTCCCTGTTCAAGCGCTTCGTCCGCAATGATCTGGCCGAACTTCATGCCTCGAATGTGCGCGTGCGGATGATCGGGGACCGTGCCTCCACGCCGCCCGACATCATCGAGCTGATCGACCAGGCTGAGGCGCTCACCGCCGGCAACACCGCGCTGACACTCGTGATCGCCTTCAATTACGGCGCACGCGATGAGATCGTGCGGGCCGTGAACCGCCTGATGGACCAGCGCGACGCCTCCGGCAGCCGCGCGGCCGTCACCGCGGCGGATTTGTCTGCCAGCCTCGACACAGGCGACATTCCGGATCCTGACCTCGTGATAAGGACTTCCGGAGAGCTCAGGCTTTCGAACTTCCTGATGTGGCAGGCAGCCTATGCGGAACTTGTCTTCACCCCCGTGCTGTGGCCTGATTTCGATCAGGCCGCGCTCGAGGTCGCCGTTGCCGAGTACCGTCGGCGCGATCGCCGCTTTGGCGGCCTCGCGCAGAAGGCTGTCTGA
- a CDS encoding 1-deoxy-D-xylulose-5-phosphate reductoisomerase, producing MDAWLRRDGRLRPSRFGRRPAGRSAGIVAEAAFRRQGFGLDHSRPWRRARQARCLRRRRDAGGHCCGDLAVSGASSHQRVTLLGATGSIGRAARDVIAANRAGFAVEAVVGGRDAGALAAVARELGARFAALADDRGLPELREALAGSGIESGAGQAAVLEACRRDSDIVVAGISGFAGLGPTVAALAPGRRIALANKETLVCAGACFMEQARRIGAVILPLDSEHNAVQQALGGRSPRDATRITLTASGGPFRTWDAARIRAATREQALRHPNYAMGSKITVDSASLMNKGLELIEAHHIFGVEAARLAAVIHPQQIIHGYVSFRDGSVIAGMAMPDMRVPMADCLAREGRLDSGVAPVDFASLGTMTFETPDLERFPCLGLAMKALEEGGAATAILNAANEIAVAAFLAGELSFGDIAGLVARTLDAMTRHGFKAPSSVDEAFEIDHITRITARDVALHRRGAGSQRQE from the coding sequence ATGGACGCTTGGCTTCGCCGCGACGGCCGGCTGCGCCCTTCTCGCTTCGGCCGCCGGCCAGCTGGGCGATCTGCTGGAATCGTCGCTGAAGCGGCATTTCGGCGTCAAGGATTCGGGCTCGATCATTCCCGGCCATGGCGGCGTGCTCGACAGGCTCGATGCCTTCGTCGTCGTCGTGACGCTGGTGGCCATTGCTGTGGCGATCTGGCGGTGAGCGGCGCCTCATCCCATCAGCGCGTCACGCTTCTGGGTGCGACCGGCTCGATCGGCCGGGCCGCGCGCGATGTAATCGCGGCGAACCGCGCCGGCTTCGCGGTCGAAGCGGTGGTCGGCGGGCGTGATGCCGGCGCCCTGGCCGCCGTGGCGCGCGAGCTTGGCGCCCGCTTCGCTGCCCTCGCTGATGATCGGGGCCTTCCTGAATTGCGTGAGGCGCTGGCTGGAAGCGGGATCGAGAGCGGTGCAGGGCAGGCGGCCGTGCTGGAAGCCTGCCGGCGCGATTCGGACATCGTGGTGGCGGGGATCAGCGGCTTTGCGGGGCTTGGCCCGACGGTGGCGGCCTTGGCTCCCGGCAGGCGCATCGCGCTTGCCAACAAGGAAACGCTGGTCTGCGCCGGCGCCTGCTTCATGGAGCAGGCCCGGCGGATTGGCGCCGTGATCCTTCCTCTCGATTCAGAGCACAACGCCGTGCAGCAGGCGCTGGGTGGGCGATCGCCCCGCGATGCAACGCGCATCACCCTCACAGCCTCGGGCGGGCCTTTCCGCACATGGGATGCCGCACGCATCCGTGCCGCCACGCGCGAACAGGCCCTGCGCCATCCCAACTATGCGATGGGCTCCAAGATCACGGTCGACTCCGCCAGCCTGATGAACAAGGGACTGGAACTGATTGAGGCGCACCACATCTTCGGCGTCGAGGCCGCACGGCTGGCGGCGGTGATCCATCCCCAGCAGATCATCCACGGCTATGTCAGCTTCCGCGATGGCAGCGTGATCGCAGGCATGGCCATGCCTGACATGCGCGTGCCGATGGCCGATTGCCTTGCCCGGGAAGGACGCCTCGACAGCGGCGTCGCGCCCGTCGATTTCGCTTCATTGGGAACCATGACGTTCGAGACGCCGGACCTCGAGCGGTTTCCCTGCCTCGGTCTTGCCATGAAGGCGTTGGAGGAAGGCGGAGCCGCCACGGCGATCCTCAACGCAGCCAACGAGATCGCGGTGGCGGCCTTCCTGGCGGGCGAGCTTTCATTCGGCGACATCGCCGGACTGGTGGCGCGCACGTTGGATGCAATGACGCGGCATGGCTTCAAGGCGCCGTCTTCGGTTGATGAAGCCTTCGAGATCGACCATATCACGCGCATCACGGCGCGGGACGTGGCCCTGCACCGGCGAGGCGCCGGATCGCAGCGACAGGAGTGA
- the rseP gene encoding RIP metalloprotease RseP has translation MDVFGSLWSLGSNLLFYAVPFLFILTVVVFVHEYGHYKVGRWCGVDITTFSIGFGRELLGWTDKHGTRWRLAAIPLGGYVKFAGDSNAASLPDGEAMAQMTEAERRRTLPGASVGRRAAIVAAGPAANFIFSILVFAAIVMAFGKATIAPRVDKVNAGSAAEQAGLASGDLILEIEGRPMANFDDVRRIVSINAESRLRFLVRRNGEAVSVDVTPTLVERRNPLGVERLGVIGVTAANRPEDVKLVSYGPIEALGHGARESWFIITRTFDYLGKLISGREKADQLSGVIHIAEVSGHVASTGGFMSLVTLAAVLSVSIGLMNLFPIPMLDGGHLVFYAYEALRGRPASERIQEYAFRAGIAFVLMLTVFVTWNDIARIITRSAT, from the coding sequence ATGGACGTTTTCGGATCGCTCTGGTCGCTGGGCTCGAACCTGCTGTTTTATGCGGTCCCGTTCCTGTTCATCCTCACGGTCGTCGTGTTCGTGCATGAATACGGTCACTACAAGGTCGGCCGCTGGTGCGGCGTGGACATCACCACCTTCTCGATCGGCTTTGGCCGTGAGCTCTTGGGCTGGACCGACAAGCACGGCACGCGCTGGCGCTTGGCTGCGATTCCCCTTGGCGGCTACGTGAAGTTCGCCGGCGATTCCAACGCCGCAAGCCTGCCCGATGGCGAGGCCATGGCCCAGATGACGGAAGCCGAGCGCCGGCGCACCTTGCCGGGCGCGTCCGTGGGCCGCCGCGCTGCCATCGTGGCGGCAGGCCCGGCCGCCAACTTCATCTTCTCGATCCTGGTCTTCGCCGCGATCGTGATGGCCTTCGGCAAGGCCACGATCGCGCCGCGGGTTGACAAGGTCAACGCCGGCAGCGCCGCCGAGCAGGCAGGCCTCGCTTCCGGCGACCTCATCCTGGAGATCGAGGGCCGCCCCATGGCCAACTTCGATGACGTGCGCCGCATTGTCAGCATCAACGCCGAAAGCCGGCTGCGCTTCCTCGTGCGGCGCAATGGCGAGGCGGTTTCGGTCGATGTCACGCCGACGCTGGTCGAGCGGCGCAATCCGCTGGGTGTGGAACGGCTGGGCGTCATCGGCGTGACTGCGGCAAACCGGCCCGAGGACGTCAAGCTCGTGAGCTATGGTCCCATCGAGGCGCTGGGCCATGGTGCGCGCGAGAGCTGGTTCATCATCACGCGCACCTTCGACTATCTCGGCAAGCTGATCTCCGGCCGCGAGAAGGCCGATCAGTTGTCTGGCGTGATCCATATCGCCGAAGTTTCCGGCCACGTCGCGTCGACCGGCGGGTTCATGTCGCTGGTGACTCTGGCGGCTGTCCTTTCGGTGTCGATCGGCCTGATGAACCTGTTTCCCATCCCCATGCTCGATGGCGGGCATCTGGTCTTTTATGCCTACGAGGCGCTGCGCGGCCGCCCGGCGAGCGAACGAATCCAGGAATACGCATTCCGCGCCGGAATCGCCTTCGTGCTGATGCTGACCGTGTTCGTCACCTGGAACGACATCGCGCGCATTATCACGCGCAGCGCGACATAA
- the bamA gene encoding outer membrane protein assembly factor BamA, whose amino-acid sequence MISTVTNRRLAARLKMSTAIGFAMVVMTGTAALAQAVVVQGNRRVDAETIRGYVSRGGSPEAVRAELMGSGMFSDVRVSRRGSQTVVSVRENDSINNVAFEGNRRLKSEFLVGEVQSRSRGPISDSLIAADVERIRNLYRRSGYAVTVTSRLVPLPNGRSDVVFTIAEGGKTGVLEINFSGNNEYGDSRLKGLMTTTEMNLLSWFKTSDVYDPDRIAADLELVRRFYLRNGYADFRITSSEASFDAARGGYVVNIGVSEGPRYTVGGVEVSSRLRDIDPSALRRVVSTNQGDTYNAEAVERSLAAITVEVARRGYAFSQVRPTGQRDAASRTVTINYVVDEGPRVYVERINVRGNTRTLDHVIRREFDLGEGDAYNKVFIDRAERRLNNLGFFNRVRITNEPGSAPDRVVVNVDVEDKPTGSFSISGGYSTADGFIGDVSLSESNFLGRGQFVRIGGSLGQRSRGIEFSFTEPFFMGQRIAAGFDLFSKFSDNAITSRFTSETTGATIRATLPITEEFSITPRYSLYQTRIKIPNTSDQPYNNCLVDIPGYTKPIDIGVPGCLLDGEASIAIKEARGTRITSLAGLSFVYNSLDNVRNPRNGFFGELKPEVAGLGGDSRFFRVTGDARYYREIYDDVVGFLRVQGGHTMGFGNEPLRIIDHNFLGPSLVRGFAPSGFGPRDISNPSTASTAALGGTTYFGGSLEVQFPIPFAPRELGIRGAVFADAGTLFNFDGGRATGAGGCVTGSKGRFFDVNRNNVEDSAGIPGISEVACVRDNNVIRSSVGASILWQSPLGPIRFDYAHALTYDKGVLAGGVRYGGDRLQAFRFSGGTSF is encoded by the coding sequence ATGATCTCGACGGTTACAAACCGCCGCCTTGCGGCACGGCTCAAGATGTCGACCGCGATCGGCTTTGCGATGGTTGTCATGACCGGAACCGCCGCGCTCGCGCAGGCTGTCGTGGTGCAGGGCAATCGCCGCGTCGATGCCGAGACGATTCGCGGCTATGTGAGCCGTGGCGGCTCGCCGGAGGCCGTTCGCGCCGAATTGATGGGCTCCGGCATGTTCTCCGATGTGCGCGTCTCGCGCCGCGGCTCGCAGACAGTGGTGTCGGTCCGCGAGAATGACTCGATCAACAATGTCGCCTTCGAGGGCAACCGTCGCCTGAAGAGCGAGTTCCTCGTCGGCGAGGTCCAATCGCGTTCGCGCGGCCCCATCAGCGACTCGCTGATCGCCGCCGACGTCGAGCGCATCCGCAATCTTTATCGCCGGTCGGGCTATGCCGTCACCGTGACGTCCCGTCTGGTGCCGCTGCCAAATGGCCGTTCGGACGTGGTGTTCACCATCGCCGAGGGCGGAAAGACCGGCGTTCTCGAAATCAACTTCTCCGGCAACAACGAGTATGGCGACAGCAGGCTCAAAGGCCTGATGACGACGACCGAGATGAACCTGCTCAGCTGGTTCAAGACCTCGGACGTCTATGATCCGGACCGCATCGCCGCTGACCTCGAGCTCGTCCGCCGCTTCTATCTCCGCAACGGCTATGCCGATTTCCGCATCACCTCCAGCGAGGCGAGCTTCGACGCTGCGCGCGGCGGCTATGTCGTCAACATCGGGGTCAGCGAAGGTCCCCGCTACACGGTCGGCGGCGTCGAGGTCTCCTCCCGCCTGCGCGATATCGATCCGTCCGCCCTTCGCCGCGTCGTCAGCACCAACCAGGGCGACACCTACAATGCCGAGGCTGTTGAGCGTTCACTTGCGGCCATCACGGTCGAGGTCGCGCGCCGCGGTTACGCCTTCTCGCAGGTGCGCCCCACTGGCCAGCGCGACGCTGCGAGCCGGACCGTCACGATCAATTACGTGGTGGACGAAGGCCCGCGCGTCTATGTCGAGCGCATCAATGTGCGCGGCAACACCCGCACGCTGGATCACGTCATCCGCCGCGAGTTCGACCTGGGCGAGGGCGATGCCTATAACAAGGTGTTCATCGACCGCGCCGAGCGCCGTCTGAACAATCTGGGCTTCTTCAATCGCGTCCGCATCACCAACGAGCCGGGCAGCGCGCCTGACCGCGTGGTCGTGAACGTGGATGTCGAGGACAAGCCCACCGGCTCGTTCTCCATCTCCGGCGGCTACTCCACGGCCGATGGCTTCATCGGCGACGTGTCGCTGTCCGAATCGAACTTCCTTGGCCGCGGCCAGTTCGTGCGAATTGGTGGCTCTCTCGGGCAGCGTTCGCGCGGCATCGAGTTCTCCTTCACCGAGCCGTTTTTCATGGGCCAGCGAATCGCGGCGGGCTTCGACCTCTTCTCGAAGTTCAGCGACAACGCCATCACGTCGCGCTTCACCAGCGAGACGACCGGCGCCACCATCCGCGCGACCTTGCCGATCACGGAAGAGTTCTCGATCACGCCGCGCTACTCGCTCTACCAGACGCGCATCAAGATCCCGAACACCAGCGATCAGCCCTATAATAACTGCCTTGTTGACATTCCCGGTTACACGAAACCGATCGATATCGGGGTTCCCGGATGCTTGCTGGACGGCGAAGCCTCCATCGCGATCAAGGAAGCGCGCGGAACGCGCATCACATCGCTGGCGGGCCTGAGCTTCGTCTACAACTCGCTCGACAATGTCCGGAATCCGCGCAACGGCTTCTTCGGTGAGCTTAAGCCTGAAGTCGCTGGCCTGGGCGGCGACTCCAGGTTCTTCCGCGTCACGGGCGATGCCCGCTACTACCGCGAGATCTATGACGACGTGGTCGGCTTCCTGCGCGTGCAGGGCGGCCATACCATGGGCTTCGGCAACGAGCCGCTGCGCATCATCGATCACAACTTCCTCGGCCCCAGCCTCGTGCGCGGCTTCGCGCCGTCAGGCTTCGGCCCGCGCGACATCTCCAACCCATCCACGGCCTCAACTGCGGCGCTGGGCGGCACCACCTATTTCGGCGGCTCTCTGGAAGTGCAGTTCCCGATCCCCTTCGCGCCGCGCGAACTGGGCATCCGCGGCGCGGTCTTCGCCGATGCCGGCACGCTGTTCAACTTCGATGGCGGCCGCGCGACGGGTGCGGGTGGCTGCGTGACCGGCTCGAAGGGCCGCTTCTTTGACGTGAACCGCAACAATGTCGAAGATAGTGCTGGCATCCCCGGCATCAGCGAAGTGGCCTGCGTGCGCGACAACAACGTGATCCGCTCGTCGGTCGGTGCGAGCATCCTCTGGCAATCGCCGCTCGGCCCGATCCGCTTCGACTACGCCCACGCCCTGACCTACGACAAGGGCGTCCTCGCTGGCGGGGTTCGCTACGGCGGCGACCGTCTGCAGGCCTTCCGCTTCTCCGGCGGCACCAGCTTCTGA
- the lpxD gene encoding UDP-3-O-(3-hydroxymyristoyl)glucosamine N-acyltransferase: MRAPVFFHDIRTLTLARAAELAGAPLPAGGDPAAEFLAIRPLDEAGRRDLSYMDNPRYLDQLSASRAGAILVSRRFASRVPATSLVLECADPQRAYALCIAAMAPAAARPASFSETAGVSAGATIHPTARLEHGVIVDPGAVIGPRAEIGAGTVIAAHVVIGPDVKIGRDCAVAPHVTIQHALIGNRVILHPGVRIGQDGFGYAMGARGHLKVPQIGRVIIQDDVEVGANTCIDRGAIRDTMIGEGTKIDNLVQIAHNVVIGRHCVIVSQVGISGSATLEDGVVLGGQVGVVGHVRIGSGAQIAATSNVASDIPPGARWGGTPAKPMREWMREIAVVNRLATRKATQAMAANSEEQS; this comes from the coding sequence ATGCGCGCGCCCGTATTCTTCCATGATATCCGGACGCTGACCCTCGCGCGGGCTGCGGAGCTTGCCGGAGCGCCGCTTCCCGCCGGAGGCGATCCGGCCGCGGAGTTCCTCGCCATCCGTCCTCTTGATGAAGCGGGTCGGCGCGATCTCTCCTATATGGACAACCCGCGCTATCTCGACCAGCTCTCGGCAAGCCGCGCTGGCGCCATTCTCGTGTCGCGCCGCTTTGCCTCGCGCGTTCCGGCCACCAGCCTTGTCCTCGAATGCGCGGATCCGCAACGCGCCTATGCGCTCTGCATCGCCGCGATGGCGCCTGCCGCCGCCCGGCCTGCTTCCTTCTCCGAGACCGCCGGCGTCAGCGCCGGCGCGACCATCCACCCAACCGCGCGCCTTGAACATGGCGTGATCGTCGATCCCGGAGCTGTCATCGGCCCGCGCGCCGAGATCGGCGCGGGAACCGTCATCGCAGCGCATGTCGTGATCGGCCCTGATGTGAAGATCGGTCGCGACTGCGCGGTCGCCCCCCATGTCACAATCCAGCATGCGCTCATCGGCAACCGCGTGATCCTGCATCCGGGTGTCCGGATCGGTCAGGACGGGTTCGGCTATGCCATGGGCGCTCGCGGGCACCTCAAGGTCCCGCAGATCGGCCGTGTCATCATTCAGGACGACGTCGAGGTCGGCGCCAATACCTGCATCGATCGCGGCGCCATCCGCGACACCATGATCGGCGAGGGCACCAAGATCGACAATCTCGTCCAGATTGCGCACAATGTGGTGATCGGACGCCATTGCGTCATCGTCTCGCAGGTCGGCATTTCGGGTTCTGCCACGCTCGAGGATGGCGTGGTGCTCGGCGGGCAGGTCGGCGTCGTCGGCCATGTGCGCATCGGCTCCGGCGCCCAGATCGCCGCCACGAGCAACGTGGCCAGCGACATTCCTCCCGGCGCGCGCTGGGGCGGAACACCCGCCAAACCGATGCGCGAATGGATGCGGGAGATCGCCGTCGTCAATCGTCTGGCGACGCGCAAGGCAACGCAGGCCATGGCGGCCAACTCCGAGGAGCAGTCCTGA
- the fabZ gene encoding 3-hydroxyacyl-ACP dehydratase FabZ has protein sequence MNDTSAPVAATGRVMGSADIMKIMQLLPHRYPFLLIDRIEEIDGDNSGIGIKNVTFNEPQFQGHFPAQPVMPGVMIIEAMAQTAGAMCVFSRGPDRPPPKLVYFMTIDECKFRRPVVPGDVMKLHMTKQRQRRNMWWFKGEAKVTGEVVAEAVISAMLVENDG, from the coding sequence ATGAACGACACTTCTGCGCCCGTGGCCGCGACCGGCCGTGTCATGGGTAGCGCCGACATCATGAAGATCATGCAGCTGCTGCCGCATCGCTATCCATTCCTCCTCATCGACCGGATCGAGGAGATTGATGGCGACAATTCCGGCATCGGCATCAAGAACGTCACCTTCAACGAGCCGCAGTTTCAGGGCCATTTCCCGGCGCAGCCCGTGATGCCGGGCGTGATGATCATCGAGGCCATGGCCCAGACGGCCGGCGCGATGTGCGTGTTCAGCCGCGGCCCTGACCGCCCGCCGCCGAAGCTCGTCTATTTCATGACCATCGACGAGTGCAAGTTTCGCCGGCCCGTCGTCCCTGGCGACGTGATGAAGCTTCACATGACCAAGCAGCGCCAGCGCCGCAACATGTGGTGGTTCAAGGGTGAGGCGAAGGTGACGGGCGAGGTCGTCGCGGAGGCCGTCATCTCGGCCATGCTGGTCGAGAACGACGGCTGA
- the lpxA gene encoding acyl-ACP--UDP-N-acetylglucosamine O-acyltransferase, translated as MAIHPTAIVAPTASLADGVNIGPFCLIGPHVSIGAGCELASHVVVEGHTTIGEGCHVHPFAVLGRGPQDTKPLGEEPRLSIGRNCIIREHVTMNTGTARGGSHTRVGDNGFFMVNAHVGHDCIVGNNVTLVNNVMLAGHAEIGDNVIMGGGSAVHQFTRVGHNAFIGGLAAVEHDVIPYGMALGNRAYLGGLNIIGLKRRGVVRADIHALRQAFRIIFDESAPLQRQVEAVEQLYPGQAIVGEVIAFIRARGKRQLLTPRSGQGSASSADSAA; from the coding sequence ATGGCGATACACCCAACCGCGATCGTGGCGCCGACAGCCTCGCTGGCAGATGGCGTGAACATCGGGCCTTTCTGCCTGATCGGTCCCCATGTCTCGATCGGCGCCGGTTGCGAGTTGGCGAGCCACGTCGTGGTGGAGGGCCACACGACGATCGGGGAGGGTTGCCACGTCCACCCTTTCGCCGTCCTGGGCCGCGGCCCGCAGGACACGAAGCCGCTCGGCGAGGAGCCTCGCCTGAGCATTGGCCGCAACTGCATCATCCGCGAACATGTCACCATGAACACGGGCACCGCACGCGGCGGCTCCCACACGCGCGTCGGAGACAACGGTTTCTTCATGGTCAACGCCCATGTCGGCCATGATTGCATCGTGGGCAACAACGTCACGCTTGTGAACAATGTGATGCTCGCGGGCCATGCCGAGATTGGCGACAACGTCATCATGGGCGGCGGCTCCGCCGTCCACCAGTTCACCCGCGTGGGCCACAACGCCTTCATCGGCGGCCTCGCTGCGGTGGAGCATGATGTGATCCCCTACGGCATGGCGCTCGGCAACCGCGCCTATCTGGGCGGGCTCAACATCATCGGCCTCAAGCGCCGCGGCGTCGTCCGCGCTGACATCCACGCCTTGCGTCAGGCCTTCCGCATCATCTTCGATGAGTCCGCGCCGCTCCAGCGGCAGGTCGAAGCGGTGGAGCAACTCTATCCCGGCCAGGCCATTGTGGGCGAGGTGATCGCCTTCATCCGCGCACGCGGCAAGAGGCAATTGCTCACGCCGCGTTCGGGGCAAGGTTCGGCATCGTCGGCGGACAGCGCGGCGTGA
- the lpxI gene encoding UDP-2,3-diacylglucosamine diphosphatase LpxI (LpxI, functionally equivalent to LpxH, replaces it in LPS biosynthesis in a minority of bacteria.), whose translation MTEAQRSRVAVIAGSGTLPLHVASSARAAGREVFIAALSGSANPSDFHGFDCRSFGLGQLGGLIKALRARGVSQASFIGAVVRPGLMDIRPDFGLIKHWSALSDAFGKGDDGLLSAIIGIVEAQGISVISALTLAPDLAIGQPGLIGAVKPNAHAVSEIRLGFELIEALSRFDVGQCVVVSDGRPVAIEGAEGTDAMLERVTEMRRIGRLRRETGGGVLVKTPKRGQSLRIDIPAIGPQTVRNAAAAGLQGIAISVGTVLVAERAEAIRLADELGLFIEAVS comes from the coding sequence GTGACAGAGGCGCAACGATCACGCGTTGCGGTCATCGCCGGCTCGGGGACGCTGCCGCTGCATGTGGCCTCAAGCGCGCGCGCAGCCGGGCGTGAGGTCTTCATCGCGGCGCTGTCCGGATCGGCCAACCCGTCCGATTTTCACGGCTTCGATTGCAGGAGCTTCGGGCTGGGTCAGCTTGGCGGGCTTATCAAGGCCCTGCGCGCGCGGGGCGTGTCGCAGGCCTCCTTCATCGGCGCGGTGGTGAGGCCGGGGCTGATGGACATCAGGCCCGACTTTGGCCTCATCAAGCATTGGTCCGCGCTGTCGGATGCTTTCGGCAAGGGCGATGACGGGCTTCTGAGCGCCATCATCGGCATCGTTGAAGCGCAGGGCATCTCGGTGATCTCCGCGCTCACGCTCGCACCTGACCTCGCAATCGGCCAGCCGGGCCTGATCGGCGCGGTGAAGCCCAATGCCCATGCCGTTTCGGAGATCAGGCTCGGCTTCGAGCTGATCGAGGCGCTGTCGCGTTTCGATGTCGGCCAGTGCGTCGTCGTCAGCGACGGCCGCCCGGTCGCGATCGAAGGCGCCGAGGGCACTGACGCCATGCTGGAGCGGGTCACGGAAATGCGCCGCATCGGACGGCTGCGGCGTGAGACCGGGGGCGGCGTTCTGGTGAAGACGCCCAAGCGCGGCCAGAGCCTGCGCATCGACATCCCCGCCATTGGCCCCCAAACGGTGCGGAACGCAGCTGCAGCGGGCTTGCAGGGCATCGCCATTTCCGTCGGGACTGTGCTGGTGGCCGAGCGGGCGGAAGCCATCAGGCTAGCCGATGAACTTGGCCTGTTCATCGAGGCCGTCTCGTGA